The region TTCCTTCTCGATGATGCTCGCCAGGGTCACGACCTCGCGCTCATCGAGACCGATGGAGTCTGCGCGCGCGCGGCGCTCGGGCGTCCACACCCGCTCGTATGTCGACACCATTTGCGCGAGAATCGTGTCGAGTGGTGCGGCGAGTGGAAACGTATACGTCGCAGGATAGAGATATCCCTCCAGCGTCGGGCCGGGGACTCCGAATCTGCGCGCGGCGGTGGTGTCCGTGAGCGCGAACATGATGCTGTCTTCGTCGATCCCCGTGGCCGCGGCGATGCGCGGTGCAATGCCCCGCAGGTCCCACGCTTCGGGGATCACCACGCGCGCGGTCAGCACGCGACCGCCGCTCAGGTCGGCCAGGATCTGCGCCCATGAGGTGCCACGCCGGAACGCGTAGGTGCCGGGCTTGACCGAGCCGGTGGCCGAGCGGAATCGCGCATACAGCTTGAACAGCGCAGGTGTGTTGATGATGTCGCGGTTCGCGAGCGAGTCCGTCACCTGGCCGAATGAGGCGCCGGCCGGCACGTGAACGCGTACCGGCTCGCCTTCGCCTTCGCCGCCGCAAGCGGCGAGTGCGAGTGCGAGCATACCCATCGCCACGCCGTGGATTAATCTCGTGTTGTACGCAGTTCGGGGTGACTTCACTGCTGCCTCTTCATGCTGTCCAGGTGCGCCTGCAGAATGATCACTGCGGCCGCTGCATCGATCCGCTCCTTCTGTTCGCGCTCGGAACGCTTCAGCCCGAGGGACCGAACGGCTCGTTCCGCTGCGACCGAAGTCATGCGCTCGTCTGCGAAACTCACGCCAGTACCGGCACGCGCGGCGAGTTTGACGCCAAACGCGCGCACTTCGCGCGTCCAGTCGTTCTCGTCGCCGGCGAGAGTCAGCGGGAGACCGACTACAATGTGTTCGGCGCCGTGCTGCGTGATCAGGTCGGCGATGGCCTGTACGGGCGGTCGCTTGCCAGCCCGTCGCCGGAGTACCGTCAGAGGCTGAGCGATTGTGGCTGTGGGGTCGCTGATAGCGATGCCGATGCGGCGCTCGCCGTAGTCGATACCGATAATGCGTGACACTCAGCCGAGACGCGCCAGCGCAGCATCGGGTTCGTCGCCGGCCGCTATCCGCTCATACACCGCGTATACCGCGTCGGCGCCGCCGAACAGGAACCGGCAGCGATGATCGCCGCGCGAAACACACTCGGACTCGAGCACCGCCACCTCTGCGTCAGCGATCTGACCGAGCAGATTGGCCAGGACGCCGGTGGTGAAATGGCAGGATGGCTGGCCCGAGTCCGAGTCGGCGCGTGCCTCGGCCCAGTTGGCGGCCTCGAGCGAGCCAACGCCGGTGTGTACCTGTGAATAGGTCAGCTGGCCCCAGCCACGGCTGGAGAAGAGGCGTGCCAGCTGGGCCCAGAACTTCTCGGCGGGCAGGGACGTGATTGCGTCCGCGTCGCCGCCCGAGAGGATGCGGTAGAGGGCGTCGCCCGCGGCGTGGCCGGCCTGGCGCAGGGCGAGCGCGGCGGCTTCCGGGCCGACGGACGAGACGAGCGAGTCGCGAATGGCAGCCAGTGATGCGACCGGCAGCGCGAGCTCGGGTGTGCGCGACGATGTAGCCATGGGTCCCCCGACGGGTTCAGTTCACTCCGGACGCGGCCAGCGCGAGCAGCTCCTGCTCATCGATGACGCGCACGCCCAGCTCTGTGGCGCGCTCCAGCTTGGAGCCGGGATTCTCGCCCGCCACCAGATAATCCGTACTGCGCGAAACGCTTCCGGTCACCCGGCCGCCGTGCCGCTCGATCAGACTGGTGATCTCCTTGCGGCTCATGCCGTGCGTGCCGGTCACCACAAATGTACGTCCTGCGAGCGTTGAATGCTCGGCCCGCTCGACCGCCTCCGCCATCGACAGCCCGGCGGCCTCCAGCCGCGCGATGAGCTCGCGGTTGCGCGGCTCCGACATGAACGCATGGACTGCCTCGGCGGTTGTGGCCCCGATCCCGTGAACTGCCGCCAGGGCCGCCTCTTCGGCGGCCATCAGCGTGTCCATGGTGCGGAACTCCCTTGCCAGCACCTGGGCGGCGTGCGTCCCCACGTGGCGGATTCCCAGGCCGAACAGCAGGCGGGACAGCGGGCGCTCCTTCGATGTCGCGATCGCCTGCACCAGATTGTGGGCCGACACCGTTCCGAACCCTTCCAGCTGAGTGAGCTGCTCCTCTGTCAGCGCGTAGAGATCGGCGTGATCCGCAACGAGGCCCTGTTCCAGCAGCTGGGCGACCGTCCGCTCGCCCAGCCCGCGGATGTCCATCGCACCCTGCGATACGAAGTGGACCAAACCCCAGTAGATCCGTGCCGGACACGCGCTGTTCGGACAATATGCCATCACCTCGCCCACGGGTCGCTCCACCTCCGTGCCGCACGTCGGACAGCGCGTGGGCGGCACGTACGGCTCCTCCGCGCCGGTCCGTCGTTCAACGACCGGACCGACCACCTGCGGGATCACATCGCCGGCACGGGTCACCACGACCATGTCGCCCGCGCGCAGATCCTTGCGCGCGATATCGTCGAAGTTATGCAGTGTCGCGAGCTTCACCGTCGTGCCGCCGATCTCGACCGGCTCCAGGCGAGCATATGGGTTCAGCGAGCCGGTGCGGCCCACATTCAGCTCGATCGCGAGCAGCCGCGTCATGGCAAGGTCGGGCGGGAACTTGTACGCGATGGAGTAGCGCGGGTCGCGGCCGCCGACTACGCCGAGCTCCGGCCAGAGATGGAGCGGCGCCACCTTCACGACGACACCGTCGATACCGTAATCGAGTCCTTCGCGGAGCGCGCCCGCCTGTTCGATGTACGCGATCACATCTTGAATGCTGCCGCACACCGTGCGGTTGGGATTGACCGGCACGCCCCAGTCCTGGAGCAACGCCAGCAGGTCCTGCTGCGTGCTCACCGGCAGTCGGTCGTTCCGGTCCGGATCCAGCTGGATCTGGAACCCGA is a window of Longimicrobiales bacterium DNA encoding:
- the mltG gene encoding endolytic transglycosylase MltG; this encodes MGMLALALAACGGEGEGEPVRVHVPAGASFGQVTDSLANRDIINTPALFKLYARFRSATGSVKPGTYAFRRGTSWAQILADLSGGRVLTARVVIPEAWDLRGIAPRIAAATGIDEDSIMFALTDTTAARRFGVPGPTLEGYLYPATYTFPLAAPLDTILAQMVSTYERVWTPERRARADSIGLDEREVVTLASIIEKEARQREEMPTISAVYHNRLKRGQRLEADPTVQYALGEHQQRLLYSHIDSVAGNPYNTYRHAGLPPGPIGSPSSMGIDAALYPADVNYLYFVARPDGSHVFTRTFAEHTRARAMVRRLQREQAARQTAPSNGSEAAPPADPSQQ
- the ruvX gene encoding Holliday junction resolvase RuvX encodes the protein MSRIIGIDYGERRIGIAISDPTATIAQPLTVLRRRAGKRPPVQAIADLITQHGAEHIVVGLPLTLAGDENDWTREVRAFGVKLAARAGTGVSFADERMTSVAAERAVRSLGLKRSEREQKERIDAAAAVIILQAHLDSMKRQQ
- a CDS encoding V4R domain-containing protein, yielding MATSSRTPELALPVASLAAIRDSLVSSVGPEAAALALRQAGHAAGDALYRILSGGDADAITSLPAEKFWAQLARLFSSRGWGQLTYSQVHTGVGSLEAANWAEARADSDSGQPSCHFTTGVLANLLGQIADAEVAVLESECVSRGDHRCRFLFGGADAVYAVYERIAAGDEPDAALARLG
- the ligA gene encoding NAD-dependent DNA ligase LigA, with the translated sequence MSDAATPDELSPALLQRVEELRRRLHEANYEYYVLDSPTLSDAEWDRMLRELKEIEAAHPELVTPDSPTVRVGAEPATQFRKVSHIAPMLSLDNAFSSDELVAWEDRNARIASEVRESGYVAELKIDGTAVALRYEGGVLVRGATRGNGTIGEEITQNIRTIRDVPLRLRVTTSVPEVMEIRGEVYIPLSGFREMNERREEAGEPLFANPRNAAAGALRQLDPRQTAERPLRFFGFQIQLDPDRNDRLPVSTQQDLLALLQDWGVPVNPNRTVCGSIQDVIAYIEQAGALREGLDYGIDGVVVKVAPLHLWPELGVVGGRDPRYSIAYKFPPDLAMTRLLAIELNVGRTGSLNPYARLEPVEIGGTTVKLATLHNFDDIARKDLRAGDMVVVTRAGDVIPQVVGPVVERRTGAEEPYVPPTRCPTCGTEVERPVGEVMAYCPNSACPARIYWGLVHFVSQGAMDIRGLGERTVAQLLEQGLVADHADLYALTEEQLTQLEGFGTVSAHNLVQAIATSKERPLSRLLFGLGIRHVGTHAAQVLAREFRTMDTLMAAEEAALAAVHGIGATTAEAVHAFMSEPRNRELIARLEAAGLSMAEAVERAEHSTLAGRTFVVTGTHGMSRKEITSLIERHGGRVTGSVSRSTDYLVAGENPGSKLERATELGVRVIDEQELLALAASGVN